A region of Salvelinus alpinus chromosome 6, SLU_Salpinus.1, whole genome shotgun sequence DNA encodes the following proteins:
- the LOC139579042 gene encoding thioredoxin-related transmembrane protein 2-B-like produces the protein MALLTPLLAFLYHLPQVYKWLLKPYYVASLFMSFAFLIIRKTPGICEHLSTQREDGNPCDFDWREVEILMFLSAIVMMKNRRAITVEQHVGNIILFSKVANVILFFRLDIRMGLLYLTFCIVFLMTCKPPLYMGPEYIKYFSDKTIDDELERDNRVTWIVEFFANWSPECQSFAAVYADLSLKYNCAGLKFGKVDIGRYGDVSKKYKVSTSPLSKQLPSLLLFQGGKEVMRRPQVDKKCRAVSWSFTEENIIREFNLNELYQKSKKLNKSKGDQSDKINESQFPPLSEEEEPEVDAQEEETKKDK, from the exons ATGGCGTTGCTAACACCTCTCCTTGCATTCCTCTACCACTTGCCGCAGGTGTACAAGTGGCTGCTAAAGCCATACTATGTCGCGTCTCTGTTCATGTCATTCGCGTTTCTCATTATCCGCAAGACGCCAGGCATCTGCGAACATCTTTCGACACAACGAGAGGATGGCAACCCCTGCGACTTTGACTGG AGAGAAGTGGAGATCCTTATGTTCCTCAGTGCCATCGTCATGATGAAAAACAGAAGAGCTA TAACGGTGGAACAGCATGTGGGGAACATCATTCTGTTCAGTAAGGTGGCCAATGTTATCCTCTTCTTCAGACTGGACATCCGCATGGGCCTGCTCTACCTCACCTTCTGCATCG tgttcctGATGACCTGTAAGCCTCCTCTCTACATGGGCCCAGAGTACATCAAGTACTTCAGTGATAAGACCATAGAC GATGAGttggagagagacaacagggtGACGTGGATCGTAGAGTTCTTCGCTAACTGGTCCCCAGAGTGTCAGTCCTTTGCCGCCGTCTACGCAGACCTCTCCCTCAA GTATAACTGTGCTGGGCTCAAGTTTGGGAAGGTGGACATCGGCCGGTATGGAGACGTGTCTAAGAA GTACAAGGTGagtacctctcccctctccaagCAGCTGCCCTCGCTGCTGCTGTTCCAGGGGGGCAAGGAAGTGATGAGACGCCCCCAGGTGGACAAGAAGTGTAGGGCCGTATCCTGGAGCTTCACTGAG GAGAACATCATCCGGGAGTTCAACCTGAACGAGCTCTACCAGAAGTCCAAGAAACTCAATAAGTCCAAGGGAGACCAGAGTGACAAGATCAACGAATCACAGTTCCCGCCGTTgtccgaagaggaggagcctGAGGTCGACGCCCAGGAGGAGGAGACCAAGAAGGACAAATAG